One window of the Chryseobacterium sp. CY350 genome contains the following:
- a CDS encoding HAD family hydrolase, with protein MKNSKLDLKAIIFDMDGVLINTEPQYENFWRTAAKKYNVYFEGFEKQIRGMTVKKLFEGQFRDIGEVEKKNLLKEFKAFEDQMSFPEIPGIATLLPHLKESKIKLGLVTSSDLEKLTRVITQKNLDLYFDVMITANDFVDGKPSPECYLKAADKLGVEPVNCIVFEDSFAGISAARSAGMVVVGVSSSHSKSELMSECNNVVGDFQRIGLKEIIDFHESAELESKV; from the coding sequence ATGAAAAACAGTAAATTAGATCTCAAGGCGATCATTTTTGATATGGATGGGGTTTTGATCAATACAGAACCGCAATATGAAAATTTTTGGAGAACCGCTGCCAAGAAATATAATGTTTACTTCGAAGGCTTTGAAAAACAGATCCGCGGAATGACAGTAAAAAAATTATTTGAAGGACAATTCAGAGATATTGGCGAGGTCGAGAAAAAGAATCTTTTAAAAGAATTTAAAGCATTTGAAGATCAGATGTCTTTTCCTGAAATTCCGGGAATTGCTACATTGTTACCGCATTTAAAAGAATCAAAAATAAAATTAGGATTGGTTACAAGCTCGGATCTGGAAAAATTAACCAGAGTCATCACACAAAAGAACTTAGATCTGTATTTTGATGTGATGATTACAGCCAACGATTTTGTTGACGGTAAACCATCGCCTGAATGCTATTTAAAGGCTGCAGATAAGTTAGGCGTTGAGCCCGTAAATTGTATTGTATTTGAAGATTCTTTCGCGGGTATTTCCGCAGCGAGATCCGCAGGAATGGTCGTGGTGGGAGTTTCTTCTTCACATTCAAAAAGTGAATTAATGAGTGAATGTAATAATGTGGTCGGAGATTTCCAGAGAATAGGATTAAAGGAAATAATTGATTTTCATGAATCTGCAGAACTAGAATCTAAAGTCTAA
- a CDS encoding Crp/Fnr family transcriptional regulator, whose product MENSVLASEFKSSSDLVEKLYQNGFIKKYQQGDVILDENASIRAIPIVMKGMMKVIRTEQDGREILLYYIKAGESCIMSFLGGMHHEKSILKAEIEEESEILFLPVEKASLFMKDYPEWVDYIFRLYHKRFEELLDIINAIAFKKVDERLLQLLEKKSEISHSKTVVTTHEQLANELGTARVVVSRLLKQLEDAGKLKLGRNKIVLSDS is encoded by the coding sequence ATGGAAAACTCGGTATTGGCTTCGGAATTTAAATCATCAAGTGATTTGGTGGAAAAATTATATCAAAACGGCTTTATCAAAAAGTATCAGCAAGGTGATGTTATTTTAGACGAAAATGCATCAATCCGTGCAATACCCATCGTGATGAAAGGAATGATGAAGGTCATCCGGACTGAGCAAGACGGTAGGGAAATTCTACTGTACTACATCAAGGCCGGCGAAAGCTGTATTATGTCTTTCCTTGGCGGGATGCACCATGAGAAAAGCATCCTGAAAGCAGAAATTGAAGAGGAATCCGAGATCTTGTTTTTGCCTGTAGAAAAAGCATCTCTTTTTATGAAGGACTATCCGGAATGGGTAGATTATATTTTCCGGCTCTATCACAAGCGTTTTGAAGAATTACTGGACATCATCAATGCCATCGCTTTCAAAAAAGTGGATGAAAGATTACTACAACTGCTTGAGAAAAAGTCTGAAATTTCTCATTCTAAAACTGTTGTCACCACACACGAGCAACTTGCCAATGAGCTTGGTACAGCTAGAGTAGTGGTTTCAAGACTCCTTAAACAACTCGAAGATGCCGGTAAATTAAAACTGGGAAGAAATAAAATAGTTCTTTCAGATTCCTAA
- a CDS encoding sulfite exporter TauE/SafE family protein → MEIFGYIASVFIGISLGLLGGGGSILTVPVLVYLFGIDVFLATEYSLFIVGVSSLVGSFSYFKNGLVNVRTALVFGIPSVISIFLTRNFLLPLIPDQVFSLGGFLLTRNLLLLLIFAALMIIASYKMIQKNRDSKVKNIASKNKTVLAAGQGSAVGIITGLLGAGGGFLIIPALVNLLKTPMKVAIGTSLVIVSFNSLIGFFSSMNSVDIDWNFLATISAISIIGIVIGTELSKIINGKKLKPIFGYFILIMGIYIIIKEVLF, encoded by the coding sequence ATGGAAATTTTTGGATATATCGCATCTGTTTTTATCGGGATTTCATTGGGATTGCTGGGTGGCGGAGGAAGTATTCTTACTGTTCCGGTTTTGGTTTATCTTTTTGGGATTGATGTTTTTCTTGCGACAGAATATTCCCTTTTTATTGTCGGAGTCAGTAGTTTGGTTGGCTCTTTTTCTTATTTTAAAAATGGTTTGGTCAACGTAAGAACAGCGTTGGTTTTTGGAATCCCATCAGTTATTTCTATTTTCCTTACAAGAAATTTTCTCTTGCCTCTCATTCCTGATCAGGTATTTTCTTTGGGTGGTTTTCTGCTAACCAGGAATCTGCTTTTATTATTAATTTTTGCTGCTTTAATGATTATCGCCTCCTATAAAATGATTCAAAAAAATAGGGACTCGAAAGTGAAAAATATCGCATCCAAAAACAAGACAGTTCTCGCAGCAGGACAAGGTTCAGCTGTTGGAATCATTACAGGTTTACTTGGAGCAGGCGGTGGATTTTTAATTATTCCTGCTTTGGTCAATTTGTTGAAAACGCCAATGAAAGTCGCCATTGGAACTTCATTGGTCATTGTCTCGTTCAATTCTCTGATTGGATTTTTTTCTTCGATGAACAGTGTTGATATTGATTGGAATTTTTTAGCGACTATTTCAGCAATTTCCATAATAGGAATTGTTATAGGTACTGAATTATCAAAGATAATTAACGGTAAAAAACTTAAGCCGATCTTTGGATATTTCATTCTCATAATGGGAATTTACATTATCATTAAAGAAGTTTTATTTTAA
- a CDS encoding YeeE/YedE family protein, which produces MIEIIKEPWPWYVAGPLVGLTVPILLILGNKSFGISSSLRHICAACVPANINFFQYDWKKELWNLFFVFGILLGGLLATQFLMNPEEITVNPNLKAELSGYGITDYGNLIPLQLMNFANLLNLKGFIIMVMGGFLVGFGTRYAGGCTSGHAIMGLSNLQWPSLVATICFMTGGFLMANVILPLILSL; this is translated from the coding sequence ATGATAGAAATTATAAAAGAACCCTGGCCTTGGTATGTTGCAGGTCCTTTGGTAGGTCTCACTGTCCCAATTTTACTGATCTTAGGTAACAAATCTTTCGGAATCAGCTCGTCTTTACGGCATATCTGTGCAGCCTGCGTTCCAGCCAATATCAATTTTTTCCAATACGACTGGAAAAAGGAATTATGGAATTTGTTTTTTGTCTTCGGAATTTTATTAGGTGGATTGCTGGCTACTCAATTTCTTATGAATCCTGAAGAAATTACCGTAAACCCAAATCTTAAAGCTGAATTGAGCGGTTATGGAATTACCGATTACGGCAATCTTATTCCTCTTCAGCTGATGAATTTTGCAAATCTATTGAATTTGAAAGGTTTTATCATTATGGTTATGGGTGGTTTTTTGGTAGGTTTCGGAACCCGTTATGCAGGCGGCTGTACAAGTGGTCACGCTATAATGGGGCTGTCCAATCTTCAATGGCCATCTCTGGTTGCGACGATTTGTTTTATGACAGGTGGCTTTTTAATGGCGAATGTTATTTTACCCCTTATTCTTTCACTTTAA
- a CDS encoding DUF6691 family protein yields the protein MEKDNNALQQNSVCVNENPSQIHWYHHIRYLIVGILFGIVFVKSEVISWFRIQEMFRLQSFHMFGIIASAIVTGMISIWVIKKFNIKTLDGEPISIAPKKFNKGQIYGGLIFGFGWAITGACPGPLFAQIGTGSLVVIVTLISAVFGTWVYGYFREKLPH from the coding sequence ATGGAAAAAGACAATAATGCACTTCAGCAGAATAGTGTTTGTGTCAATGAAAATCCTTCGCAGATTCATTGGTATCATCATATCAGATATCTCATTGTAGGAATTTTATTCGGAATTGTTTTCGTCAAGTCTGAAGTGATCAGCTGGTTCAGAATTCAGGAAATGTTCCGCCTGCAGTCATTTCATATGTTTGGCATTATCGCAAGTGCAATAGTTACAGGAATGATCTCAATTTGGGTGATCAAGAAATTCAATATCAAAACCCTCGATGGAGAACCTATTTCTATTGCGCCAAAAAAATTCAATAAAGGTCAAATCTATGGCGGGCTCATTTTTGGTTTTGGTTGGGCAATTACCGGCGCTTGTCCTGGACCGTTGTTCGCGCAGATCGGGACAGGCTCATTGGTTGTGATTGTTACGCTGATAAGCGCTGTTTTCGGAACGTGGGTCTATGGATATTTTAGAGAAAAATTGCCGCATTAA
- a CDS encoding MBL fold metallo-hydrolase: protein MFFQHIYDKSLAQASYLIGCQAKGEAIVIDAKRDIDTYLQIAKENNLKITHITETHIHADFLSGSRELAAVTGADLYLSDEGGDDWQYQFPHIGLRNGDEIKVGNLTLKVIHTPGHTPESISFLLTDHPATDEPVMIFTGDFVFVGDVGRPDLLEKAAGIEGTQEKGAKEMYQSVQDFSILPSYIQVWPGHGAGSACGKSLGAVPSSTIGYEKIRNWAFQYKDDEDGFIDYLLEGQPEPPKYFSMMKKLNKMDRPLLTEVPQQRKLSKEEFLKAYSEDVTVIDTRDKVDFANGFIPKSINIQGNNSFSTWMGWILDYSQPFILIAEQDKMDVLTRKLMRIGMDQMMGFVEDVNDFGLDLLTSDIIDINEFKTYLKRDDIQIVDVRNKTEYEDAHIENADNVFVGTLEDHLYEISKDKTVIIHCQSGDRAAIAYSLLRKNGFERVKNFSGGMREWLATNGATSICKI from the coding sequence ATGTTTTTTCAGCATATTTATGATAAAAGCCTTGCGCAGGCAAGTTACCTGATCGGTTGTCAGGCAAAAGGAGAAGCGATTGTTATCGATGCAAAAAGAGATATTGATACCTACCTTCAGATAGCAAAAGAAAATAATCTTAAAATAACACATATCACAGAAACCCATATTCACGCAGATTTTCTGTCCGGCTCACGTGAACTGGCCGCAGTGACTGGTGCTGATCTTTATCTTTCTGATGAAGGCGGTGATGATTGGCAATATCAGTTTCCACATATCGGTTTAAGGAACGGCGATGAAATAAAAGTTGGAAACCTGACTTTAAAAGTAATTCATACACCCGGACATACACCTGAAAGTATCAGTTTTTTGCTGACCGATCATCCGGCTACAGATGAGCCTGTTATGATATTCACCGGAGATTTTGTTTTTGTAGGCGATGTCGGAAGACCGGATCTTTTGGAAAAAGCAGCCGGAATTGAAGGAACTCAGGAAAAGGGAGCGAAAGAAATGTATCAGTCGGTACAGGATTTTAGTATACTTCCTTCATATATTCAGGTTTGGCCGGGACACGGTGCCGGTTCTGCTTGCGGGAAATCTCTTGGAGCAGTACCGAGTTCTACCATTGGCTATGAAAAGATCCGTAATTGGGCATTTCAATATAAAGATGATGAAGATGGTTTCATTGATTATCTTTTGGAAGGACAGCCTGAGCCTCCAAAATATTTTTCAATGATGAAAAAACTCAATAAAATGGATAGACCTTTACTGACAGAAGTTCCTCAGCAGAGAAAACTTTCCAAAGAAGAATTTCTCAAAGCATATTCTGAAGATGTGACCGTCATTGATACAAGAGATAAAGTGGATTTTGCAAACGGTTTTATTCCTAAAAGTATCAATATTCAGGGTAATAATTCTTTTTCGACGTGGATGGGATGGATTTTAGATTACTCTCAACCATTTATTCTGATTGCAGAACAAGATAAGATGGATGTTCTTACAAGAAAACTCATGCGAATCGGAATGGATCAGATGATGGGTTTTGTGGAAGATGTAAATGATTTTGGTTTAGATTTGCTGACCTCTGATATTATTGATATTAATGAGTTCAAAACGTATCTGAAACGAGACGATATACAGATTGTAGATGTGAGGAACAAAACAGAGTATGAAGATGCGCACATAGAAAACGCAGACAATGTTTTTGTCGGTACTTTGGAGGACCATCTTTATGAAATTTCTAAAGATAAAACGGTGATCATTCATTGTCAGAGTGGTGATAGGGCAGCGATCGCATATTCACTTCTAAGAAAAAACGGTTTTGAAAGAGTGAAAAATTTTTCTGGCGGAATGAGAGAATGGTTGGCTACAAATGGTGCAACTTCTATCTGTAAGATTTGA
- a CDS encoding class I SAM-dependent methyltransferase: MEDHKVNDLWTSRWDDRYSKEEFAYGEEPNNYLKEQLSKLTVGSILFPAEGEGRNAVYAAKRGWNVSAFDISVEGKNKAVKLANKNDVTINYKVGELETLDFENEQFDAIALIYAHFPPTIKSLYHQTFDRLLKKNGTIIFEAFSKKHIDYVTADDKVGGPKDIESLFSIEEIRSDFPNYEIIELSELEIELSEGLYHNGVGSVIRFVGRKK; encoded by the coding sequence ATGGAAGATCATAAAGTAAACGATCTGTGGACTTCGAGATGGGATGACAGATATAGCAAGGAAGAGTTTGCTTATGGTGAAGAACCCAATAATTATTTAAAAGAACAATTGTCAAAACTAACGGTTGGTTCCATTCTTTTCCCTGCAGAAGGGGAAGGACGAAATGCCGTTTATGCTGCCAAAAGAGGTTGGAATGTTTCTGCGTTCGACATTAGTGTTGAAGGTAAAAACAAAGCGGTTAAACTTGCTAACAAAAATGATGTGACAATCAATTACAAAGTTGGTGAATTGGAAACTTTGGATTTTGAAAATGAACAATTTGATGCAATCGCTTTGATCTACGCACATTTTCCTCCAACTATCAAATCGCTTTACCATCAAACATTTGACAGATTACTGAAAAAAAATGGAACCATCATCTTTGAAGCATTTAGTAAAAAACATATCGATTATGTTACGGCAGACGATAAAGTAGGTGGACCAAAAGATATTGAAAGTTTATTTTCAATAGAAGAGATCAGATCAGACTTCCCAAACTATGAAATTATTGAATTATCTGAACTGGAAATTGAACTAAGTGAAGGACTTTATCACAATGGAGTAGGCTCGGTAATACGGTTCGTTGGGAGAAAAAAGTAA
- a CDS encoding thioredoxin domain-containing protein, which yields MYKKLITVFLVLVVPGVLIAQNKTEQKSLPAKEFYNKIETAKDAQLVDVRTLDEFLNGHLINAMNIDWKADDFEEKSKALDKNKPVYVYCMSGPRSTAASTKLQAMGFNKVYVMEGGMMKWRNADLPEIKKSNTVGMSLAHYNELLDSKTLVLVDFYAEWCAPCKKMEPYLKKIGSELSDKVKVVRIDADENTQLCKELNVSALPVLKLYKNKNVIWENLGFVEEAEVRKQILQ from the coding sequence ATGTATAAAAAATTGATCACAGTATTTCTGGTACTTGTTGTACCAGGAGTTCTCATAGCACAGAATAAAACTGAACAAAAAAGTCTACCGGCTAAAGAGTTCTACAATAAAATAGAAACTGCTAAAGATGCTCAACTCGTCGATGTAAGAACTCTAGATGAATTCCTGAACGGACATCTTATCAACGCAATGAATATCGATTGGAAAGCAGATGATTTCGAAGAGAAATCTAAAGCTTTGGATAAAAACAAACCGGTATATGTTTATTGTATGAGCGGACCGAGAAGCACTGCTGCTAGTACAAAACTGCAGGCAATGGGTTTTAATAAAGTCTATGTAATGGAAGGTGGAATGATGAAATGGAGAAACGCAGATCTCCCGGAGATAAAAAAGTCCAACACTGTAGGAATGAGTCTTGCACACTACAATGAATTATTGGATAGTAAAACTCTTGTTCTGGTTGATTTCTACGCAGAATGGTGTGCCCCTTGCAAAAAAATGGAGCCATACCTCAAAAAAATAGGATCTGAATTGTCGGACAAAGTAAAAGTCGTAAGAATCGATGCTGATGAAAACACTCAACTATGTAAAGAACTGAATGTTTCTGCACTTCCTGTTTTAAAATTATACAAAAATAAAAATGTGATCTGGGAAAATCTGGGATTTGTGGAGGAAGCAGAAGTAAGAAAACAAATTTTGCAATAA
- a CDS encoding TlpA family protein disulfide reductase — MEKSKMWLKKNWSTVLFVGIFILLLVSPDAKAWLMRQIISTGLLNSKIEKKSVGKPLEEMNPSISESFTVKDENGKIINVSGLKGKVVFINFWASWCPPCRAEFPSIQKFFEKYRSRDELVFLTVNLDEDLDAGKMYLEKEKFTVPFLFPNGNIPKVYFNGSLPTTVILDKTGKIRLHHAGMADYSKDSFYEEIDKLLKE, encoded by the coding sequence ATGGAAAAATCCAAAATGTGGCTCAAAAAAAACTGGAGTACTGTACTTTTCGTAGGAATATTTATTCTCCTCTTGGTCAGTCCGGATGCGAAAGCCTGGCTGATGCGACAAATCATTTCTACAGGTCTATTGAATTCAAAAATTGAGAAAAAAAGTGTTGGAAAACCCTTAGAGGAAATGAATCCATCCATCTCTGAAAGCTTTACTGTAAAAGATGAAAACGGAAAGATCATCAATGTTTCTGGACTAAAGGGTAAAGTGGTCTTTATTAATTTCTGGGCATCTTGGTGTCCTCCTTGCAGAGCTGAATTTCCTTCAATTCAGAAGTTTTTTGAAAAATACAGAAGCAGAGATGAACTCGTTTTCCTCACTGTAAATCTAGATGAAGATCTGGATGCTGGAAAAATGTATCTTGAAAAAGAAAAATTCACAGTGCCGTTTTTATTTCCCAATGGAAATATCCCAAAGGTATATTTCAATGGCTCACTTCCTACAACCGTAATTTTGGATAAGACAGGCAAAATAAGATTGCACCACGCAGGAATGGCAGATTACAGCAAAGATTCTTTCTATGAAGAAATTGATAAACTTTTGAAAGAGTAG
- a CDS encoding TonB-dependent siderophore receptor encodes MGIIYFISTKKIRLPAAAFIFISPFFNAQKSKIDSVSATIQTVEIIGRKSKGYTSDYSFVATKIAIKNKDLPLTLNTVTKELMNDRQAFQLGDVMKNVSGVSPSSYYNQYNIRGISQNEEGQIINGLRTRQFYFLQPMTSNIERVEVFKGPASITMSSVDPGGTINMVTKKPLLNSLHEVSFSGGSFDTYRVTTDLTGPINKSKTLFYRLNGAYQDAGSFRDNVNNNGILISPSISYVPNEKTSLNVELIFNNLHGNLDRGQPIFGAVAGKTDLKSTPKSLNLGAHADYFKTKELIIMGFFAHHFNKNISFNASYMKQFWSEDLQEHRTTNAFAPDIDNQPIPSLAMMQFIQRRQSWEVDNVNSYFNFDFKTGKVDHQTLIGYDTQIWEKRDGGQQNAARGFLLKDGSVASSYDPTKADNYQLVNYNGLLMPKPNVSPFDLTPGAQNHQGIDFYHMNVMTALSSALTTTHAAYVQHLLTWKRFKILSGVRQEWFQDITNFKKSDETSFDNAKLLYRLGITYSITDEINLYGTYLTGYQPQSNTVTLMPNTGSFTGSNSAARFKPLTSDLKEFGMKAQLFGRIAVNLALYEINQRNILINANNPAEPDELIQRGADRSRGFEAEFTGYIVPQWHIYGGYSYIDAKVLNDSNADLNGKRKENTSKNSVNIWTRYNFSNIKALRNFGVGLGMLYQSSKVPWFTRSFELPSYATVDAALYYSPFRSKVQFSINVNNITNTSYWIGAQNYLRLFPGAPRNYLITATYKF; translated from the coding sequence TTGGGAATAATTTATTTTATTTCCACAAAAAAAATAAGGCTACCTGCTGCCGCTTTTATCTTCATATCTCCTTTTTTTAATGCGCAGAAATCTAAAATTGATTCGGTTTCTGCAACCATCCAAACCGTAGAGATCATCGGTCGAAAATCCAAAGGATATACTTCCGATTATTCATTCGTCGCCACCAAAATAGCGATCAAAAACAAAGATCTCCCATTAACTCTGAATACGGTCACCAAAGAATTGATGAATGACCGACAGGCTTTCCAGCTTGGTGATGTGATGAAAAATGTAAGCGGTGTTTCCCCCTCGAGTTATTACAATCAATATAATATTCGGGGAATCAGTCAGAACGAAGAAGGGCAGATCATCAACGGCTTGCGGACGAGACAGTTTTATTTTCTTCAACCGATGACCTCCAATATTGAAAGGGTTGAGGTCTTCAAAGGTCCCGCAAGTATTACGATGTCCAGCGTAGATCCCGGAGGCACGATCAATATGGTGACCAAAAAGCCATTGCTCAATTCTCTCCATGAGGTCAGTTTTTCTGGCGGAAGTTTTGATACCTACCGTGTGACTACAGATCTTACAGGTCCTATTAATAAGAGTAAGACCTTGTTCTACCGTCTCAACGGCGCTTATCAGGACGCAGGGTCATTTCGGGACAATGTAAATAATAATGGCATTTTAATTTCTCCATCCATAAGTTACGTTCCGAACGAAAAAACATCCTTAAATGTAGAATTGATCTTCAATAACCTGCACGGAAATCTTGACCGTGGCCAGCCCATTTTTGGAGCTGTGGCTGGAAAGACCGATTTGAAAAGTACTCCGAAAAGCTTAAATCTGGGTGCTCACGCTGATTATTTTAAAACAAAAGAACTGATCATTATGGGGTTTTTTGCGCATCATTTCAACAAAAACATAAGTTTCAATGCTTCCTACATGAAACAGTTTTGGAGTGAAGATCTGCAAGAGCATCGTACAACTAATGCTTTCGCTCCCGACATTGACAATCAACCAATTCCCAGTCTGGCAATGATGCAGTTTATCCAAAGAAGGCAAAGTTGGGAAGTTGACAATGTAAATTCCTACTTCAATTTTGATTTTAAGACAGGAAAAGTCGATCACCAGACCTTGATAGGTTATGACACACAGATCTGGGAAAAAAGGGATGGCGGACAACAGAATGCCGCAAGAGGTTTCCTTTTGAAGGATGGTTCTGTAGCCTCTTCTTATGATCCTACTAAGGCAGACAATTATCAACTGGTTAATTACAATGGATTACTGATGCCAAAACCCAATGTTTCACCATTTGACCTGACGCCGGGAGCACAGAATCATCAGGGTATTGATTTTTATCATATGAACGTGATGACAGCATTATCGTCTGCACTTACAACCACGCATGCAGCGTATGTCCAGCATCTTTTGACTTGGAAACGATTCAAAATACTATCCGGAGTTCGGCAGGAATGGTTTCAGGATATTACCAACTTCAAAAAGTCCGATGAAACATCTTTTGATAATGCTAAATTACTCTACAGATTAGGGATCACCTATAGCATCACAGATGAGATCAATCTTTACGGAACCTATCTTACAGGCTATCAGCCGCAGTCTAATACGGTGACACTGATGCCAAATACGGGAAGTTTTACTGGTTCGAATTCGGCTGCAAGATTCAAGCCTCTAACTTCTGACCTGAAGGAATTTGGTATGAAAGCACAATTATTTGGAAGGATCGCGGTGAATCTGGCTTTGTATGAGATCAATCAAAGGAATATTCTGATCAATGCCAACAATCCCGCAGAGCCAGACGAACTGATACAGCGTGGTGCCGACCGAAGCCGAGGTTTCGAAGCTGAATTCACAGGATACATTGTACCGCAATGGCATATCTACGGTGGATACAGCTACATTGATGCCAAGGTTTTAAATGATTCTAATGCTGACCTGAACGGGAAACGGAAAGAAAACACTTCCAAAAACTCGGTCAATATCTGGACAAGATATAATTTTTCCAATATCAAAGCTTTGAGAAATTTCGGAGTTGGATTGGGAATGTTGTATCAAAGTTCAAAGGTCCCTTGGTTCACCAGAAGTTTTGAGCTTCCTTCCTATGCAACCGTAGACGCCGCTTTATATTACTCACCTTTTAGATCAAAAGTTCAATTCTCAATCAACGTGAATAACATAACCAACACCTCCTATTGGATAGGCGCCCAAAATTATTTGAGGTTATTCCCCGGCGCTCCAAGAAATTATTTAATAACGGCTACTTATAAATTTTAA
- a CDS encoding ABC transporter permease: MARSTLQLIIRKTRQDLMKGQQNLLITATILLFCFLSIGVGFIKYNDTSAQIGKYRKEVREQWEHRPAKHPHRMAHYGYLVFRLGHPLSIFDNGLDDYLGNVIFLEAHKQNSANLSEAGSSGTLVRFGTFSSAFILQCLVPLIILFLGFGLVAKEREDATLKILSTQGASGREIIWGKVLGLWQFSLLFLVPVLPVVFFVAVFSEAVVWTDVVFRLLTILPAYMVYYFFISSLTIFISANSRTASSALVGLIGFWLILIIFLPKGIQFAAQNLYPIPSRIAFETVLEKDILKAGDSHNPDDPHFKNIKDSLLAHYKVSSTNELPFNYSGFVMKEGERISSQIYISHQKELEKTYGDQQRFSDISAFVDPMVAIRNFSMIASGTDYYSYTQFQKQAEDYRYKMAQKLNDLQIKKISNIKPEKGGPPAIIEGDNWKKFPDFEYRFTSFSKSIQQQWMPAAALIFWLTICILMIEISVRNLKLI, encoded by the coding sequence ATGGCAAGATCCACTTTACAACTCATCATCAGAAAAACCCGGCAGGACCTGATGAAAGGACAACAAAACCTGCTGATCACCGCCACCATACTTCTGTTTTGCTTCTTGAGTATCGGAGTTGGTTTCATAAAATATAATGACACAAGTGCTCAGATTGGAAAATATAGGAAAGAAGTGCGGGAACAGTGGGAACACAGACCTGCAAAACATCCGCATAGAATGGCGCATTACGGCTATCTTGTTTTCAGACTGGGACATCCGCTGAGTATTTTTGATAACGGACTGGATGATTATTTAGGAAATGTCATATTTCTTGAAGCCCATAAACAAAATTCGGCCAATCTTTCGGAAGCAGGAAGCTCTGGAACCTTGGTGCGTTTCGGCACGTTTAGCAGTGCATTTATCCTTCAGTGTCTCGTACCGCTGATCATTTTATTTTTAGGTTTTGGGCTTGTAGCAAAGGAGAGGGAAGATGCAACACTTAAGATTCTTAGTACCCAGGGCGCATCTGGAAGAGAAATTATCTGGGGTAAGGTATTGGGACTTTGGCAATTCTCATTATTGTTCTTAGTACCGGTACTACCTGTTGTCTTTTTTGTTGCTGTCTTTTCAGAAGCCGTTGTTTGGACTGATGTTGTATTTAGGCTTCTGACCATTCTCCCAGCATATATGGTGTATTATTTTTTTATTTCCAGTTTGACTATTTTCATTTCTGCAAACAGTAGAACAGCGTCATCTGCATTGGTAGGTCTAATAGGTTTTTGGCTGATCCTGATTATTTTTTTACCGAAAGGAATTCAGTTTGCTGCACAAAATCTGTATCCAATACCTTCCAGGATCGCGTTTGAGACTGTCCTGGAAAAAGATATTCTGAAGGCCGGAGACAGTCATAATCCGGATGATCCTCATTTTAAAAATATAAAAGATTCTCTTTTGGCTCATTACAAAGTAAGCTCGACAAATGAATTGCCTTTCAATTACAGTGGTTTTGTGATGAAGGAAGGTGAGCGCATAAGTTCGCAGATCTACATCTCGCATCAAAAAGAATTGGAAAAAACCTATGGTGATCAGCAAAGGTTTTCTGATATCAGTGCGTTTGTTGATCCGATGGTTGCCATCCGGAATTTCTCGATGATTGCATCCGGAACAGATTATTATTCATATACCCAATTTCAGAAGCAGGCAGAGGACTACCGTTACAAAATGGCACAGAAGCTAAATGACCTTCAGATTAAAAAGATCAGCAATATAAAGCCTGAGAAAGGTGGTCCGCCAGCCATCATCGAAGGTGATAACTGGAAGAAATTTCCGGATTTCGAATACCGTTTTACTTCATTTTCAAAAAGTATTCAGCAACAATGGATGCCGGCTGCAGCCCTTATTTTTTGGTTGACAATCTGTATCCTGATGATCGAAATATCTGTTCGAAACTTAAAATTAATTTAA